A window of Auraticoccus monumenti contains these coding sequences:
- a CDS encoding DUF4235 domain-containing protein codes for MGKLATIAYRPIGLASGLAAGALSGIVFKQIWKRVADEEDAPGALQSEYSFGHVILAAALQGMIFAAVKAAVDRAGAKGFQRITGFWPGK; via the coding sequence GTGGGAAAGCTCGCGACCATCGCCTACCGCCCGATCGGCCTGGCCAGCGGCCTGGCCGCCGGAGCGCTGTCGGGCATCGTGTTCAAGCAGATCTGGAAGCGCGTCGCCGACGAGGAGGACGCACCGGGCGCCCTGCAGTCGGAGTACTCCTTCGGCCACGTCATCCTGGCCGCCGCGCTGCAGGGCATGATCTTCGCCGCGGTCAAGGCCGCGGTGGACCGGGCCGGGGCCAAGGGCTTCCAGCGCATCACCGGTTTCTGGCCGGGGAAGTAG
- a CDS encoding dihydrodipicolinate synthase family protein, producing MSSIRLPAADGTWRAVELAEPRAWAPHPTPHTSRIAFAAAHVITDPYADNVPGAAAGVDWEATLAFRRHLFSHGLGVAEAMDTAQRNMGLDWPAAAELITRSAAQAREHGARIASGAGTDHLATGVVVPLEQVTQAYLEQVAHVEAAGSQVIVMASRHLAAAARSAEDYLGVYATILGQVAEPVVLHWLGEVFDPNLAGYWGSDDVTVATETFLGLVREHADKVDGVKVSLLSAEHELGLRAALPEGVRLYTGDDFNYPELIEGDGTHHSDALLGAFAAIAPAASAALTALETGDVETYRAEMEPTLELSRTVFEAPTFHYKTGIAFISWLSGLQEGFAMVGGLQSARSPIHLARVFELANHARLLPDPDLAARRMQLVLDLAGLRP from the coding sequence GTGAGCAGCATCCGCCTCCCCGCCGCCGACGGGACCTGGCGCGCGGTCGAGCTGGCCGAGCCGCGGGCCTGGGCCCCGCACCCGACGCCGCACACCAGCCGGATCGCCTTCGCCGCGGCCCACGTCATCACCGACCCCTACGCCGACAACGTCCCCGGTGCGGCGGCCGGGGTCGACTGGGAGGCCACGCTGGCCTTCCGCCGGCACCTCTTCTCCCACGGCCTGGGGGTCGCGGAGGCGATGGACACCGCGCAGCGCAACATGGGTCTGGACTGGCCGGCTGCCGCGGAGCTGATCACCCGCAGCGCCGCCCAGGCCCGCGAGCACGGCGCCCGGATCGCCTCCGGCGCCGGCACCGACCACCTGGCCACGGGCGTCGTGGTGCCGCTGGAGCAGGTCACCCAGGCCTACCTGGAGCAGGTCGCCCACGTCGAGGCCGCCGGCTCGCAGGTCATCGTGATGGCCTCCCGCCACCTGGCCGCCGCCGCCCGGAGCGCCGAGGACTACCTCGGGGTCTACGCCACCATCCTCGGCCAGGTCGCCGAGCCGGTGGTGCTGCACTGGCTGGGGGAGGTCTTCGACCCGAACCTGGCCGGCTACTGGGGCAGCGACGACGTCACCGTGGCCACCGAGACCTTCCTCGGCCTGGTCCGCGAGCACGCCGACAAGGTCGACGGGGTCAAGGTGTCGCTGCTGTCGGCCGAGCACGAGCTCGGGCTCCGGGCGGCGCTCCCCGAGGGCGTCCGGCTCTACACCGGCGACGACTTCAACTACCCCGAGCTGATCGAGGGTGACGGCACCCACCACTCCGACGCCCTGCTCGGGGCCTTCGCCGCCATCGCCCCGGCGGCCTCGGCGGCGCTGACCGCGCTGGAGACGGGGGACGTCGAGACCTACCGGGCCGAGATGGAGCCGACCCTGGAGCTGTCGCGGACGGTCTTCGAGGCGCCGACCTTCCACTACAAGACCGGCATCGCCTTCATCTCCTGGCTCTCCGGCCTGCAGGAGGGCTTCGCGATGGTCGGCGGTCTGCAGTCGGCGCGCTCGCCGATCCACCTGGCGCGCGTCTTCGAGCTGGCCAACCACGCCCGCCTGCTCCCCGACCCCGACCTGGCCGCCCGGCGGATGCAGCTGGTCCTCGACCTGGCCGGTCTCCGCCCGTGA
- a CDS encoding S8 family peptidase has product MPLRSPRRRLLALVATSCALTTVVALSPAQAAPPLAPADAVTTSPGRYVVTLASDPLATYDGDVRGLERTRSREGRRVDTTSSAAREYRQHLREEQDEAAAAVDAEPTRRYDVSLNGFAATLSADQARELARTPGVVSVTKDTLHKATDDKNSVDYLGLSGQGGVWQQLGGTAAAGRGVVVGVLDTGIWPENPSFAGQALSTTKPPASDRYRPYRAGKNITVNKSDGSTFSGTCQTGEQFTADLCNTKLVGARYFGEGWQASVPAANRRDYISPRDGGGHGSHTASTAAGNAGVPATVEGNDYGTISGVAPGATIASYKVLWEGDSAQTTGGWTSDIVAGIDAAVTDGVDVINYSIGSSSESAVDEPISLAFLSAASAGIFVSASAGNSGPGASTLDNTAPWVTTVAASTIAPYEGTVVLGDGRSFAGISTTVGESVGPAPLVTAASVRTAGAAEADAALCAPGTLDPADVAGTIVVCDRGVYDRVAKSAEVERAGGVGMVLVNLSALSLDGDLHTVPTVHLNPPAATDVRTYAGTAGATATLEPGNLTSTELVYPQIAGFSSRGPSTVTGGDLVKPDLAAPGVSILAAVAPPSNSGRDFDFYSGTSMAAPHVAGAAALFLGAGVHPDWSPMDIKSALMTTAEDTLNADGTPNTDPFAQGAGELTPTAMFSPGLVYPSSDEDWLGFLEGNGIDTGTGVEAIDPSDYNTPSIAVGSLLKTQTVTRTVTAVEPGIYRAQASVPGTSVKVTPSILNFDSAGQTKTFKVTITNQSVDFDTAATGFLTWRGAGNTVRSPIAVTPRALIAPDAVAGSGRVGKVTFDVQPGVDGAFPIKGFGLAQGTASTATLAAGAESQFETTVADGAKVAQFTTRTSAAGADLDLYVYRVQGTSATLVAQSASAAADETVVLTAPAPGRYISQVVNFGNAPGTTSTRFDHRGTVVTASSADGRLRVTPVSPRATVGEPITVTAAWSRVDERSPYLGFVEYLDGSGTVVSVN; this is encoded by the coding sequence GTGCCCCTTCGCTCCCCCCGGCGACGGCTGCTGGCCCTCGTGGCCACCAGCTGCGCCCTCACCACCGTCGTCGCCCTCTCCCCGGCCCAGGCCGCGCCCCCGCTCGCCCCCGCCGACGCCGTCACCACCTCACCGGGTCGCTACGTCGTGACCCTGGCCAGCGACCCGCTGGCCACCTACGACGGCGACGTCCGCGGACTGGAGCGGACCCGTTCCCGTGAGGGCCGCCGCGTCGACACCACCAGCAGCGCGGCGCGCGAGTACCGCCAGCACCTCCGCGAGGAGCAGGACGAGGCGGCGGCCGCCGTCGACGCCGAGCCGACCCGCCGCTACGACGTGAGCCTGAACGGCTTCGCCGCCACGCTCTCGGCCGACCAGGCCCGCGAGCTGGCCCGCACGCCCGGCGTGGTCTCGGTCACCAAGGACACCCTGCACAAGGCGACCGACGACAAGAACTCCGTCGACTACCTGGGCCTCTCGGGTCAGGGCGGGGTCTGGCAGCAGCTGGGCGGCACCGCCGCCGCCGGCCGGGGCGTCGTCGTCGGCGTGCTGGACACCGGCATCTGGCCGGAGAACCCCTCCTTCGCCGGCCAGGCGCTCAGCACCACGAAGCCCCCGGCCAGCGACCGGTACCGGCCATACCGCGCCGGGAAGAACATCACCGTGAACAAGTCCGACGGGAGCACCTTCAGCGGCACCTGCCAGACCGGCGAGCAGTTCACCGCCGACCTCTGCAACACCAAGCTGGTCGGCGCCCGCTACTTCGGCGAGGGCTGGCAGGCGTCCGTCCCCGCGGCCAACCGCCGCGACTACATCTCCCCGCGCGACGGCGGCGGCCACGGCTCGCACACCGCCTCCACCGCCGCCGGCAACGCCGGCGTCCCCGCCACCGTCGAGGGCAACGACTACGGCACGATCTCCGGCGTCGCGCCGGGCGCGACCATCGCCAGCTACAAGGTGCTGTGGGAGGGCGACTCCGCCCAGACCACCGGCGGCTGGACCTCCGACATCGTGGCCGGCATCGACGCCGCCGTCACCGACGGCGTGGACGTGATCAACTACTCCATCGGCTCCAGCTCGGAGTCGGCGGTGGACGAGCCGATCAGCCTGGCCTTCCTCTCCGCCGCCTCGGCCGGCATCTTCGTCTCCGCCTCGGCCGGCAACAGCGGCCCGGGCGCCTCGACGCTGGACAACACCGCCCCCTGGGTCACCACCGTGGCCGCCAGCACCATCGCCCCCTACGAGGGCACCGTGGTGCTCGGGGACGGGCGCTCCTTCGCCGGCATCAGCACCACCGTCGGCGAGTCCGTCGGTCCGGCACCGCTGGTCACCGCCGCCTCCGTGCGCACCGCCGGTGCCGCCGAGGCCGACGCGGCCCTCTGCGCCCCCGGCACGCTCGACCCCGCCGACGTCGCCGGCACCATCGTGGTCTGCGACCGCGGCGTCTACGACCGGGTGGCCAAGTCCGCCGAGGTGGAGCGCGCGGGTGGTGTCGGCATGGTGCTGGTCAACCTCTCGGCGCTCAGCCTGGACGGCGACCTGCACACCGTTCCCACCGTGCACCTGAACCCGCCGGCCGCCACCGACGTCCGGACCTACGCCGGGACCGCCGGCGCGACCGCGACGCTGGAGCCGGGCAACCTCACCAGCACCGAGCTGGTCTACCCACAGATCGCCGGGTTCTCCTCCCGCGGACCGTCCACGGTCACCGGTGGTGACCTGGTCAAGCCCGACCTGGCCGCTCCCGGCGTCAGCATCCTGGCCGCCGTGGCCCCGCCGTCGAACTCCGGGCGCGACTTCGACTTCTACTCCGGCACCTCGATGGCCGCCCCGCACGTGGCCGGGGCCGCCGCGCTCTTCCTCGGTGCCGGCGTGCACCCGGACTGGAGCCCGATGGACATCAAGTCCGCGCTGATGACCACCGCGGAGGACACCCTGAACGCCGACGGGACGCCGAACACGGACCCGTTCGCCCAGGGCGCCGGTGAGCTCACCCCGACGGCGATGTTCTCCCCGGGGCTGGTCTACCCCTCCTCCGACGAGGACTGGCTCGGCTTCCTCGAGGGCAACGGCATCGACACCGGCACCGGGGTCGAGGCCATCGACCCCAGCGACTACAACACCCCGTCGATCGCCGTCGGGTCGCTGCTGAAGACCCAGACCGTGACCCGGACGGTGACGGCCGTCGAGCCCGGGATCTACCGCGCCCAGGCCTCCGTCCCCGGCACCTCGGTCAAGGTGACGCCGTCGATCCTCAACTTCGACAGCGCCGGGCAGACCAAGACCTTCAAGGTCACCATCACCAACCAGTCGGTCGACTTCGACACCGCCGCCACGGGCTTCCTCACCTGGCGCGGTGCCGGCAACACCGTCCGCAGCCCGATCGCGGTCACCCCGCGGGCGCTGATCGCCCCCGACGCGGTCGCCGGCTCCGGGCGGGTCGGCAAGGTGACCTTCGACGTCCAGCCGGGTGTCGACGGCGCCTTCCCGATCAAGGGCTTCGGGCTGGCCCAGGGCACGGCCAGCACGGCCACCCTGGCTGCCGGCGCGGAGAGCCAGTTCGAGACCACCGTCGCCGACGGGGCCAAGGTGGCGCAGTTCACCACCCGCACCAGCGCCGCGGGGGCCGACCTCGACCTGTACGTGTACCGGGTGCAGGGCACCTCGGCGACCCTGGTGGCGCAGTCGGCCAGCGCCGCCGCCGACGAGACGGTGGTGCTCACCGCCCCCGCTCCCGGCCGCTACATCAGCCAGGTGGTCAACTTCGGCAACGCCCCCGGCACCACGTCGACCCGCTTCGACCACCGCGGCACCGTGGTGACCGCGTCCTCGGCGGACGGCCGGCTCCGGGTCACGCCGGTCTCGCCCAGGGCGACCGTCGGCGAGCCGATCACGGTGACGGCCGCCTGGTCCCGGGTGGACGAGCGCAGCCCCTACCTGGGCTTCGTGGAGTACCTGGACGGCTCGGGGACCGTCGTCTCGGTGAACTGA
- a CDS encoding DUF4190 domain-containing protein, protein MASQSPNEPTGPQAPYQGPPGPATAAKNGLGTAALVLGILALIGSFIPGLGIASIPMGLLGVILAILGLSRIKKGLANNRGASIAGLILSALAVVVAIIVTAISAAFLDAVNETVEDSGTSEVTPEAPSDEPTEGASEEASDQSSETESAPADEAEQFPGQTADDVVVEAGQPVNVAGATVTSAPLEEESDDTGSEYLCTVVDYVNDSDEQLSYNSFDWQLQNPQGNIVMSAFTIRDDQLESGELAPGGEVSGEVCFDATGDSGQHVVLTQPFISLSNDRGAWLNEL, encoded by the coding sequence ATGGCTTCTCAGTCCCCCAACGAACCTACAGGCCCCCAGGCCCCGTACCAGGGCCCGCCCGGACCTGCAACTGCAGCCAAGAACGGCCTTGGGACGGCCGCGCTTGTGCTCGGCATCCTCGCGCTCATCGGCAGTTTCATTCCTGGCCTCGGTATCGCGTCGATTCCGATGGGTCTCCTCGGTGTCATCCTCGCAATCCTGGGCCTCTCCCGCATCAAGAAGGGTCTGGCGAACAACCGGGGGGCGTCGATTGCAGGTCTGATCCTCTCGGCTCTCGCCGTCGTGGTCGCCATCATCGTCACCGCCATCAGCGCAGCATTCCTTGATGCGGTCAACGAGACAGTCGAGGACTCGGGGACGTCCGAGGTCACTCCGGAGGCGCCCAGCGACGAGCCGACCGAGGGAGCAAGTGAGGAGGCCAGTGACCAGTCCAGCGAGACGGAGTCCGCCCCAGCCGATGAGGCTGAACAGTTCCCGGGACAGACGGCAGATGACGTCGTCGTCGAGGCGGGCCAGCCCGTCAACGTGGCGGGCGCGACGGTCACTTCTGCGCCTCTTGAGGAGGAGAGTGACGACACTGGTTCCGAGTACTTGTGCACCGTTGTGGACTACGTGAACGACTCCGATGAGCAGCTCTCCTACAATAGTTTCGACTGGCAGCTGCAGAATCCTCAAGGCAACATCGTCATGTCCGCCTTCACTATTCGGGACGACCAGCTGGAGTCCGGCGAGCTTGCCCCGGGTGGCGAGGTCTCAGGTGAGGTGTGCTTCGACGCCACCGGCGACTCCGGTCAGCACGTGGTGCTCACACAGCCCTTCATCAGCTTGTCCAATGATCGCGGGGCTTGGCTCAACGAGTTGTGA
- a CDS encoding SSI family serine proteinase inhibitor, whose amino-acid sequence MVGRAWRSGLLVVLLLAACAPGAPGASPSAPGPASSPKPLPTPPTVSPSPDRTAGPDELVVELDDGSGEVVTWQLRCDPPGGDHPDPEAACAALEGHPEALAPVPGDRMCSQQFGGPMTATLTGTWRGDPVDSRFSLTDGCEIARWNALTGLLPPAGS is encoded by the coding sequence GTGGTCGGACGGGCGTGGCGCAGCGGCTTGCTGGTGGTGCTCCTCCTCGCGGCCTGCGCACCGGGCGCTCCCGGCGCCTCCCCCTCGGCACCCGGTCCGGCCAGCAGCCCCAAGCCCCTCCCCACCCCACCGACGGTCTCCCCCTCCCCCGACCGCACGGCGGGCCCGGACGAGCTGGTCGTCGAGCTGGACGACGGCTCGGGTGAGGTGGTGACCTGGCAGCTGCGCTGCGACCCGCCCGGTGGGGACCACCCCGACCCGGAGGCCGCCTGCGCCGCGCTGGAGGGTCACCCCGAGGCGCTGGCCCCGGTGCCGGGCGACCGGATGTGCAGCCAGCAGTTCGGCGGACCGATGACGGCCACCCTCACCGGCACCTGGCGCGGGGATCCGGTCGACAGCCGCTTCTCCCTCACCGACGGCTGCGAGATCGCCCGCTGGAACGCCCTGACCGGTCTGCTGCCCCCGGCCGGCTCCTGA
- a CDS encoding sugar phosphate isomerase/epimerase family protein produces the protein MSEVDRTGGPGAVDVPSGQPARVATPGPGDPRLGRLSLNQRTTAGWSLREAIDGCLAAGLPSIGLWREPVAEVGLDTAVRWVQESGLRVSSVCRGGFFTVSDPDAVERAHAENVRALEETAALGAATLVLVPGGLPEGDRDLLAARERAAAAIERLVPEAESRGVVLGIEPMNPIYAADRGVLSTLAQALDIAERFTPQQVGVVVDTFHLWWEPGVREQVLRAGERIVSYQVCDWITPLPADTLLARGMMGDGHVDFASFSRWVAEAGYTGDVEVEIFNADVWAAPGADVVATLARRYVELVEPHLHV, from the coding sequence GTGAGTGAGGTGGACCGGACGGGTGGGCCGGGTGCGGTGGACGTCCCCAGCGGGCAGCCCGCCCGGGTGGCGACCCCCGGACCCGGTGACCCGCGGCTGGGCCGGCTGTCGCTGAACCAGCGCACCACCGCGGGCTGGTCGCTGCGCGAGGCGATCGACGGCTGCCTGGCCGCGGGGCTGCCGAGCATCGGGCTGTGGCGCGAGCCGGTGGCCGAGGTCGGCCTGGACACGGCGGTGCGCTGGGTCCAGGAGTCCGGGCTGCGGGTGTCCTCGGTCTGCCGGGGCGGCTTCTTCACCGTCTCCGACCCCGACGCGGTCGAGCGTGCCCACGCGGAGAACGTCCGGGCGCTGGAGGAGACCGCCGCCCTGGGCGCGGCCACCCTCGTGCTGGTCCCCGGCGGGCTGCCCGAGGGCGACCGGGACCTGCTCGCCGCGCGCGAGCGGGCCGCCGCCGCGATCGAGCGGCTGGTGCCGGAGGCGGAGAGCCGCGGCGTGGTCCTCGGCATCGAGCCGATGAACCCGATCTACGCCGCCGACCGCGGGGTGCTCTCCACCCTGGCCCAGGCGCTGGACATCGCCGAGCGGTTCACCCCGCAGCAGGTCGGCGTGGTGGTCGACACCTTCCACCTGTGGTGGGAGCCCGGTGTCCGCGAGCAGGTGCTGCGGGCCGGCGAGCGCATCGTCAGCTACCAGGTCTGCGACTGGATCACCCCGCTGCCGGCCGACACCCTGCTGGCGCGGGGGATGATGGGCGACGGTCACGTCGACTTCGCCTCCTTCAGCCGCTGGGTGGCCGAGGCCGGCTACACCGGCGACGTCGAGGTGGAGATCTTCAACGCCGACGTCTGGGCCGCCCCGGGCGCCGACGTGGTGGCCACCCTGGCCCGCCGCTACGTCGAGCTGGTCGAGCCGCACCTGCACGTCTGA
- a CDS encoding Gfo/Idh/MocA family protein — protein sequence MAERTIRIVMNGITGRMGYRQHLLRSILAIRDDGGIVLPDGDRILVEPVIVGRNADKVSRIAADHGIAEWTTDLDAALADETASVYFDSQMTSGRKEALLKAMARGKHVFTEKPIAESVADGIELVEAAEAAGITSGVVHDKLYLPGLLKLKRLIDAGFFGRILSVRGEFGYWVFEGDIIPAQRPSWNYRAEDGGGMVLDMFCHWNYVMENLFGRVEAVTAKAVTHIPERWDEQGQKYTATADDAAYGIFELEGGIIAQVNSSWAVRVDRGELVEFQVDGTHGSAVAGLFGCKVQHRVQTPKPVWNPDLPTDQDFPSQWDQIPDNTEFTNGFRAQWEQFLTDIDAGRKHPYDLAAGVRGLQLVDAGLQSSGEGRRVEIEQFGGRA from the coding sequence ATGGCCGAACGCACCATCAGGATCGTCATGAACGGCATCACGGGACGGATGGGCTACCGCCAGCACCTGCTGCGCTCCATCCTGGCCATCCGCGACGACGGCGGGATCGTGCTCCCCGACGGCGACCGGATCCTGGTCGAGCCGGTGATCGTGGGCCGCAACGCCGACAAGGTGAGCCGCATCGCCGCCGACCACGGCATCGCCGAGTGGACCACCGACCTCGACGCCGCCCTGGCCGACGAGACCGCGAGCGTCTACTTCGACTCCCAGATGACCTCGGGGCGCAAGGAGGCCCTGCTCAAGGCGATGGCGAGGGGCAAGCACGTCTTCACCGAGAAGCCGATCGCGGAGTCCGTCGCCGACGGCATCGAGCTGGTCGAGGCCGCCGAGGCCGCCGGGATCACCTCCGGCGTGGTGCACGACAAGCTGTACCTGCCCGGTCTGCTCAAGCTGAAGCGGCTGATCGACGCCGGCTTCTTCGGCCGCATCCTCTCGGTGCGCGGCGAGTTCGGCTACTGGGTCTTCGAGGGCGACATCATCCCGGCCCAGCGACCCAGCTGGAACTACCGCGCCGAGGACGGCGGCGGCATGGTGCTGGACATGTTCTGCCACTGGAACTACGTGATGGAGAACCTGTTCGGCCGGGTCGAGGCGGTCACCGCCAAGGCCGTCACCCACATCCCCGAGCGCTGGGACGAGCAGGGCCAGAAGTACACCGCCACCGCCGACGACGCCGCCTACGGCATCTTCGAGCTCGAGGGCGGGATCATCGCCCAGGTCAACTCCTCCTGGGCCGTCCGCGTCGACCGCGGCGAGCTGGTGGAGTTCCAGGTGGACGGCACCCACGGCTCGGCCGTCGCCGGGCTGTTCGGCTGCAAGGTCCAGCACCGGGTGCAGACCCCCAAGCCGGTCTGGAACCCCGACCTGCCCACCGACCAGGACTTCCCCAGCCAGTGGGACCAGATCCCGGACAACACCGAGTTCACCAACGGCTTCCGGGCCCAGTGGGAGCAGTTCCTGACCGACATCGACGCCGGCCGCAAGCACCCCTACGACCTGGCCGCCGGCGTCCGTGGGCTGCAGCTGGTCGACGCCGGGCTGCAGTCCTCCGGCGAGGGCCGTCGGGTCGAGATCGAGCAGTTCGGGGGCCGGGCGTGA
- a CDS encoding SDR family oxidoreductase, giving the protein MIDDQYAFDDPTKRYAGIDTSEQSQDGPGLDSKLEQHADLGEKSYRGSGRLTGRRALITGADSGIGGATAIAFAREGADVVLSYLPEEESDAQRIAGLIRDAGRTAVTAPGDITDAAFCQSLVDTTVSELGGIDILVANAGKQQHVEEIADLTDEQIEETFRTNVFATIWLSRAAAAEMPPGSTIIATSSIQAYQPSPNLLDYAATKAAINNFCKGLAQQLAPRGIRVNVVAPGPVWTPLQAAGGQPPEELDEFGDSTPLGRPGQPAELAPAFVFLASGESSYVVGETLHVNGGSPTP; this is encoded by the coding sequence ATGATTGACGACCAGTACGCCTTCGACGACCCGACCAAGCGCTACGCCGGTATCGACACCTCCGAGCAGTCCCAGGACGGGCCGGGGCTGGACAGCAAGCTGGAGCAGCACGCCGACCTGGGTGAGAAGAGCTACCGCGGCTCGGGACGCCTGACCGGTCGCCGCGCCCTGATCACCGGGGCCGACTCCGGCATCGGCGGGGCCACCGCGATCGCCTTCGCCCGCGAGGGCGCGGACGTGGTGCTGTCCTACCTGCCGGAGGAGGAGAGCGACGCCCAGCGCATCGCCGGGCTGATCCGCGACGCCGGCCGCACCGCGGTGACCGCGCCCGGTGACATCACCGACGCCGCGTTCTGCCAGAGCCTGGTGGACACCACGGTCAGCGAGCTGGGTGGCATCGACATCCTGGTGGCCAACGCCGGCAAGCAGCAGCACGTGGAGGAGATCGCCGACCTCACCGACGAGCAGATCGAGGAGACGTTCCGCACCAACGTCTTCGCCACGATCTGGCTGTCCAGGGCCGCAGCGGCCGAGATGCCCCCCGGCTCGACGATCATCGCCACCTCCTCGATCCAGGCCTACCAGCCGTCGCCGAACCTGCTGGACTACGCCGCCACCAAGGCCGCCATCAACAACTTCTGCAAGGGCCTGGCCCAGCAGCTCGCGCCCCGGGGTATCAGGGTGAACGTGGTCGCCCCCGGCCCGGTGTGGACCCCGCTGCAGGCCGCCGGCGGTCAGCCGCCGGAGGAGCTGGACGAGTTCGGCGACTCGACCCCGCTGGGACGTCCGGGTCAGCCGGCCGAGCTGGCTCCGGCCTTCGTCTTCCTGGCCTCGGGTGAGTCCAGCTACGTCGTGGGTGAGACGCTGCACGTCAACGGCGGCTCGCCGACCCCGTGA
- a CDS encoding LacI family DNA-binding transcriptional regulator, with translation MEPAPTTRLDDVARALGVSAATVSRALSGKAGVSTQLAERVRETARSMGYVANEHARSLAGGTSSVVGLVVHEIGDPYFTEIAGGLVEAAEEHDLLVQVCHAGRDPGRELKQVRTLVAHGVRAIVLAGSGHTDPEVEAGVRATLEGYTVRGGRVVVIGRRHLDSDALGPDNTGAGAALARHLHDLGHRRVVVLSGPSWLTTVEDRLSGIRSVLDARGDVDLQVLETDFTRDGAAAAALTALERWPATTAVLALNDAMAIGVLDSLRRRGVDVPGQVSVVGFDDVAVAAQLSPSLTTTRFPLADMGREALDLVLAPPGASPRRRRIDHELVVRESTAPPPTDHHQE, from the coding sequence ATGGAGCCCGCCCCCACGACCCGGCTGGACGACGTCGCCCGGGCCCTCGGGGTGTCGGCAGCCACCGTCTCACGGGCACTCAGCGGCAAGGCGGGGGTCAGCACCCAGCTGGCCGAGCGGGTCCGCGAGACCGCGCGCTCGATGGGCTACGTGGCCAACGAGCACGCCCGGTCGCTGGCCGGTGGGACCAGCAGCGTGGTCGGGCTGGTGGTCCACGAGATCGGCGACCCGTACTTCACCGAGATCGCCGGCGGCCTGGTGGAGGCGGCGGAGGAGCACGACCTGCTGGTCCAGGTCTGCCACGCCGGTCGCGACCCCGGCCGCGAGCTCAAGCAGGTGCGCACGCTCGTGGCCCACGGCGTGCGGGCCATCGTGCTGGCCGGCTCGGGCCACACCGACCCCGAGGTCGAGGCCGGTGTCCGGGCCACCCTGGAGGGCTACACCGTGCGCGGCGGGCGGGTGGTGGTGATCGGACGGCGCCACCTCGACAGCGACGCGCTGGGCCCGGACAACACCGGCGCCGGGGCCGCTCTCGCCCGGCACCTGCACGACCTCGGCCACCGCCGGGTGGTGGTGCTGTCCGGTCCGTCCTGGCTGACCACCGTCGAGGACCGCCTGAGCGGGATCCGCTCGGTGCTGGACGCCCGCGGCGACGTCGACCTGCAGGTGCTGGAGACCGACTTCACCCGCGACGGGGCCGCCGCGGCGGCGCTCACCGCGCTGGAGCGCTGGCCGGCCACCACCGCCGTGCTGGCCCTCAACGACGCGATGGCCATCGGCGTGCTGGACTCGCTGCGCCGCCGGGGCGTGGACGTCCCGGGGCAGGTGTCGGTGGTGGGGTTCGACGACGTCGCCGTGGCCGCCCAACTCTCACCCAGCCTGACCACCACCCGCTTCCCGCTGGCCGACATGGGCCGCGAGGCCCTCGACCTCGTGCTCGCCCCTCCCGGCGCGAGCCCGCGCCGGCGTCGCATCGACCACGAGCTGGTCGTGCGGGAGTCCACCGCACCACCCCCGACCGACCACCACCAGGAGTGA
- a CDS encoding ThuA domain-containing protein produces MPSAIVVSGSGRWADPWHPFPETSERLRGAVAAAGVDVEVREDVEDALVGLPEVDLLVLNVGDPDGPDPDVPAEQLPERPTMPVVEAAVSSLHAHLDRGGALLAVHSSTTALGSFGGWSRAIGGHWVRGRTMHPEHSDCTIDVHTDAHPVTTGLSDIEVSDERYSWLHTEDDITVLGDHTHAGERHPMIWVREQGAGRVLYDGLGHDARSYDSPGHQQLLAQGIAWLLGTTG; encoded by the coding sequence GTGCCCTCAGCCATCGTCGTCAGCGGGTCCGGTCGTTGGGCCGACCCCTGGCACCCCTTCCCCGAGACCTCCGAGCGGCTGCGCGGGGCGGTGGCCGCGGCCGGTGTCGACGTCGAGGTCCGCGAGGACGTCGAGGACGCGCTGGTGGGGCTGCCCGAGGTCGACCTGCTGGTGCTCAACGTCGGCGACCCGGACGGCCCGGACCCCGACGTCCCCGCCGAGCAGCTGCCCGAGCGCCCGACGATGCCGGTGGTGGAGGCCGCGGTGTCGTCCCTGCACGCCCACCTGGACCGAGGCGGGGCGCTGCTGGCGGTGCACTCGAGCACCACCGCGCTGGGGTCCTTCGGGGGCTGGTCCCGGGCGATCGGCGGGCACTGGGTGCGGGGCAGGACGATGCACCCGGAGCACTCGGACTGCACCATCGACGTCCACACCGACGCCCACCCGGTGACCACCGGGCTGTCCGACATCGAGGTCAGCGACGAGCGCTACAGCTGGCTGCACACCGAGGACGACATCACCGTGCTGGGCGACCACACCCACGCCGGTGAGCGGCACCCGATGATCTGGGTCCGCGAGCAGGGCGCCGGCCGCGTCCTCTACGACGGGCTGGGCCACGACGCGCGCTCCTACGACTCCCCCGGCCACCAGCAGCTGCTGGCCCAGGGCATCGCCTGGCTGCTGGGAACTACGGGGTAG